aggtcacacaggaatgcatccagccagggctggaaagtctccagagaagtctccacaacctctctgggcagcctgctccagtgctctgtgaccctcacagtgcagaatttcctcctcctgttgaggtggaacctcctgtgctggagtttctatccattgccccttgtcctatcccagggggcagctgagcagagcctgtcccctcctccctcttgacccccaggcctcagatctttataaacatttattaaatcccctctcagcctaaCCACCCCCacggctctcagcctctcctccccaggcagtgctccaggcccttcagcatccttgccgccctcccttggactctctccagcagatccctgtccctcctgaactgacATTTTCGGGATCTGCCTGGGACAGAGTTTTTGCCTGCATGGCCACCTGAGCTCAGCCCAAGTCGATGAGGCACAGCCCCTGTGCCCCTAGGGGGGCAGTACCTGCAGGGTGTTGATGCAGGCGCGGATGTCGTTCTCTGCCTTCTCGCACAGCGCCAGCAGCGCGCCTGTGTCCGCACGCATGCCCTGCCGCAGGGCGATCTGCAGGAGAAGGGGAGTCAGCAGGCAGGCCCTGACGGCCTGGAGGACAACGAGGAGCCCTCAGCCACACCTGACCTCGCAGAGCCGCTGGGCCAGCCGGGCTGGGGAGGTCCGAGGGAAGCTGAGCAGGAAGGATTGCTGCCGGAGCGGGCGCAGCGCAGGGACGTACCTGGGGAGGCAAGCACAGGGCTCCGGGTGAGCTCAGCAGAGGCATGGAGTCCCAGACGGGTGTGGGGTGAAGAGACCTTTTGAGGTCATCTAGTGCAATCctacctgcagtcagcagggacatccccaaccagagcaggctgttcAAAGCCCccagcctgacctgcaatggttccagggatggggcagctcccacctctctgggcgacctgggccaggctctcaccaccctcactaagaaatctcctcctgctctccagtctgaatccccccctcctgtcacagcaggccctgctcaaaaggccagctttctgatcatcccctttaagcactgaaaggccaccagaaggtctccttggagccttctcttctccaggctgatcaaccccaactctcccagcctcgcctcacagcagagggcttccagtgctcccagcattgctgtggcctcctctggcctcaaaGAGAGCTGAGTGTGATGCAGCAGCTGTCTGTACACCACTGCACGCTTGGCCAGGCACAAACTCAACTGGCCACTCATACCCAGCTGCCAGTCCCCCCAGCAGGCACAACACCTGGGGGGGGTTCAGGACACTTGGGCCATGCTGTAGCTTCACTTTTCATAAGGTACTTCCAAGCCACAGGTCTGAGGGCAGATGAAATGGCACAGGAAGGCTTTGGCTAGaggccaacagcagcagccacctgcctTTGGGCAGGCATCTGAGCTGTCCCTCCATGCTCACCCCCCAGACACTCACTGGTCGTTGCAGATGCAGATGATAGGCCTGAGCAGCAGCCCCCCCCCACGCCGCCTCCTCTGGCCCGCGCCCCCTGCCCCCTCGCCTTCCGCTTCCCTCCACTGGATGATGCTCAGCAGAACGCTGATGGATGCCTTGGGTTAACAAGAAACAGAGCAAGAGAAGGGATGAATTCCTGCTCTtcagaggcagggagctgctgcccagctggctgAGCTGCCGAGAGGGCAGGGGCGGCAGGGGCCGCGGCAGGCCGAGCATACCGCGGGCGCGCCGTCGATCTCGTCGATGATCAGGCAGttgggctgctcctgggcacccaGCACAGACCTCATCTGGGTGGCAGCTTCGATGCGGGTTCGGAACACCTCGGGGCTGCGGTCATCACTGCAAGACAAGtgggtgccaggctgctgtggcagggcatCACCCCCGACACGGCATCGtccccaccacagcagcaccccGGCGTGGAGACACCCCCAGCACGGCAGCACCCCCAGGAGATTCTGGAGCCAGCTgaagctgggcaggcagcacagactCACCTGGCATTCATCTCCACAGGGTTGTACCCCGCGTGCCTCGCGATGACGTGGGCCAGGGTGGTCTTTCCCAAGCCAGGTGGGCCACAGAGCAGGGCCACCTGCAGCAGAGAAGTGACatcagccaggcagggcttcaTCCAGCCCCCAGGGCAGTCACTTATGGAGatggggctgggcagcctgcagccagctctgcttcagCCCTTGGGGGATGATGCACTGCTTAGTAGGAAGGAGAACGTAACAGAGCCTCTCAGAGGTGACAGAGTCAAGCTGGCAGCATCTCTCCTGCCTGTGGTGAAGTTTGCAGGCAGATGGAACAGACTGAACCCCAGAACCCCACTCCTGTCCCACTCACCTTGTATTTGGGTCTCTTGTGTTGGTCCAGTTCAGCCTCCAGAATCTCCTCTGTGAGCTGCACTTTTGTTTTCCACTTAGTTTGGTGCTCCTTGAATGGAGGATGagctccagtgctgggcttGGCCTtcttcacagccttctccttccCAAACACCACCGTGTCCCAAAGCTTGAGCCACTTCAGAAGGCAGCGGTTTGTGTACTGTGGGTTGGACAAAGGAGCAAAGCTCCCTCAAATATCAGCATGGCCCAGCCAAGGACAAAGTCCTCTCCTTCATGGTTTAAAACCAAGTGTGACcttcagaggaaggagaggagccCAAGAAGGCAGCACAGAACCTGTGTGCCCAGCCAGACCCTGAGCACGTGGCACATCACCCCCAGCCAGGGAACAGCCTGACAGGAGTTTCCCCCCTGGTGTCTCTCTGGGACAGCCTGGGAATGTGGCTTCCCTTCCCAACTTGGCCACCATCCATGGAGCAACCAAGGACAGGTCACATCAGCCCCACCCTTCAGTCCCTCATTTATCTCAGCTCaaccctcactacaagaaggatattgagggtttggagcaggtccagagaagggcaatgaaactggggaagggtctggagaacagggctggggaggagggggttcaaagctgtggagatgtggagctgagggccacggtttggtggtgacctggcagtactgAGCTaacatttggacttgatgatcttaaaggtctcctccaacccaaaccattctgtaattcctaCCAGGCAATTCTCTGCCTCTTCCATaattccctaaaaaaaaaaaaactcttactatctaaaataaattcaaatagCCAACAATTCCTGGCTGAAGTCCACCCAACCTCTTTGGTCTTACTTTGGTTACCTTTCACCTTTGTTTGAAGGTCCACAGCCCGCACACACAAAGCCCCTGCCTTGAGCTCTCACCCCAGGACTGCACCCAGGCATGGCCAGAGTCCCCCAGCCCTCCAAAGCCCCCCAAAGGCAGCACCCGAAAACCTTCTTTAAATGCATGAAGGAAGAGTTGCAGACATGGTAACACCACCCAACCCCAGCTTCTCCTAGCAGCTCACATCATCACTGAGCAGCTCTATGTAGCGCCGGGGAGCAAATTTGTCCACCCAGAGGCAATGCTGTGCagactccttctctgctggCTCCACTTCCTCACTGGGCTCTGGGCTCTCAGGACTGGTCTCACTCTGAAGGCAGCTACAAGGAACAATGAAGTTGTCCCAGACCACCCAAGGAGCCAGGGCAAGGTTGTGAATTACAGCCAGACTTCTCAAATTGGGGATGAGGACAAAGAGTTTCCTCTACGCACAGGTCCCCAAGCCCTGTACCCCCTCAGAGCACCtcaacagcaaggcaggggCAGAGGTGGGATTGcatcccagtgtctcacctgtTTATGACCTCTGTCAGCTGCTCTGACGCCTCCAGAACCTGCCTTCGGCGCTTAGGCACAGAGAGGGCAAGAGGGAGGTCAGAGACCCCCCAGTaacctgcagctggggagtcAGAGACTCAGGATCCCATGCTGTGGCTACCCAGGGGTGACAAGGAAAGATGGGAAGGTCAGCAGAACACCTGATACCTTTTCATCTACTTGTTCCTTCAGGTAGGAGAAAGGCACCCCCAGCAAATGCAGCGGCCTGCGTGCATTCCAGCCCAGGGAATCGGGGAGCTGCGGGGAGCAGAGGATACACAACAATGCTCAGGCCAATTCCCAGCCCCAAAGATCCCCCCCTGAACTGGAGGGAGGTCAAATGGAAGCAATTCCAGCCTCCAGATCTCTCCTTACCTCCACCCCTGTCCTGGAGGGGTCATCCCTCAGGACCATGAAGACCCTGGTGCCCTCAGTGGATGTCACATTGATGTAGTCCTCCAGCACAGGTGGCCGCTTGAGGACCCTCCTCTTCTCAGAGGGTGGTGTGGTCTGCAGCGGGGCCATGCCACTTATCTCCAGGTTCCTTTAGCAGGGGTGAAAGAAAGAGCCCTTGAACTCCTTTACCCCTGCTAAAAGTGAGCTGGAAGGTGGCCAGCTTGGAAGCCTGAAAAGCAGAAGGTGGGGTTCAAGGGCCCTTTCCCTCTACACCTGCTAAAAGTGAGTCTGAAGGTGCCCAACCTGGAAGCCTGAGAAGCAGAAAGTGACCCTGGGACACCATCCCAGAGGACATCAGGAGCCAAGTCATCCTCCACACCAAAGCTGAGCTTCTTAACAGCTTCAAGGCGTTGCCGCTTGGGCTTCGGGGCTGTGAGAGACAACAGGGCAGAAGAGGTTGGCTGAAGGGCGACCCTCAGCTCGGCGTGGGGGTCAGCAGCACCCAGCGGGGCTCCTGACCTGGCTTGGGCCAAACCTACTGAGGGCTGCGGGAGGTGGCGAGCAGCCGGGCGGGTCACAGCCCCAGTCCCTCTTTCTGGAGTTGGTGTCCCCGGGGTCGCTGTCTCCGATGAGGTCCTCGGGGCGCTCGGGCTCCTCCGGTGGCTGATTCCTCCCTCGGAACTGGGAGATTTTGGGGCCGACGAGTGGGGATGGGTCATCTGCAAGAGGCGTGACACCACGGGGCCGGTCACCGAAGCGGCGACTCACGGTGGGATGAGCACACGTGGCTCCGCGCAAAGCCCGCTCCTAACCGCTCCCTCCCACTCGCCTTCCGCCACCTCCTCCGGTCCCGGACAAAGCACCGCAGCAGTTCCCACCTCCCAGCTCggccagcacctccagctcggCCGCAAACTGGTCGTAGAAGCCATCCTCTGGGCCCTCCTCGGGGCCCGCCATGGCCCCCGAGGCCCTCCCGCAGCGCGCTTCCGGCCGCCAGTGGAGCCCGCGCTGATTGGCCTCGGCGCGCCGGCCGGAAGCGGCGGCGGATCTGATTGGATGTGACGCGCAGCGCTGCCGGCGTTGATTGAATGCGACGCGCGGCACGGCGCCGCCGCTGGATACAATGTAGGCGCTCGCGGCCCCCCCGGCCAGCCCGGCCCGGCCACGGCGCTGCAGGTCGGTCCCGGGGTGGATACCGGGGGTCGTGGGAGGGGTGGCCGCCGTACGTGTCCCCTCCGCCATGTCCCGTGTCCACTACGCCGTGTCCGGTGTTGTCTCTGCGTGCATGTCCCATCGGCCATGCATGCCCCCTCCCCGCCGCGACCCGCGCCCCCTCCGCCCCGCATGTCCCCACCGGGACGCCACCGAGATGGTGGCGGTCGAGGGAGGCAGGAACCTGGGGCAAGCTGAGCCCCACCGTCGGACAGGGTGATCAGACCAGCAGAGAGCGGCTGTGGGGCCTCCACGCGCGACCGAGGGACAGTGGCAGAGCTGTACGGGGTGACACTGGGACTGTGTCTGCGGAACCGGTACGGGGCGGGACCTGCAGGGTGTGACAGTGGTAAGGCTGGGGGCCCCCTTAGCTGTCACTCTTGGGCGCATGTGGTGTGACATCAGTGTCACTCTTGGGTGTACATGATGTCACAGTGGTGTCACACTGGGACGTGTATGATGTGACATCGGTGTCACACCCAATGGACACGTGGTGTCAACCTCAGTTTCACTCTTGGACACGTGTAATGCCACATTGGTGTCACGCAGGGACCTGTGTGATGTCACATCAGTGTCCCTCTTGGACAGATACAGTGTGACGTGTCACTGGAGCACCAGTACACCTCCACACTCCTACTGAGGGTTCCCCACCTCTGGGTTCTGCTTCCTCCCATCCTGACTGGGTCCCTTTGCTCCCCTGGGGTGCTGTCCCCATTCCCAGGGGtgcccaggctgtggctggaggccccCCTGCCTCACCC
This DNA window, taken from Indicator indicator isolate 239-I01 chromosome 22, UM_Iind_1.1, whole genome shotgun sequence, encodes the following:
- the CHTF18 gene encoding chromosome transmission fidelity protein 18 homolog encodes the protein MAEGTRTAATPPTTPGIHPGTDLQRRGRAGLAGGAASAYIVSSGGAVPRVAFNQRRQRCASHPIRSAAASGRRAEANQRGLHWRPEARCGRASGAMAGPEEGPEDGFYDQFAAELEVLAELGDDPSPLVGPKISQFRGRNQPPEEPERPEDLIGDSDPGDTNSRKRDWGCDPPGCSPPPAALTPKPKRQRLEAVKKLSFGVEDDLAPDVLWDGVPGSLSASQASRNLEISGMAPLQTTPPSEKRRVLKRPPVLEDYINVTSTEGTRVFMVLRDDPSRTGVELPDSLGWNARRPLHLLGVPFSYLKEQVDEKRRRQVLEASEQLTEVINSCLQSETSPESPEPSEEVEPAEKESAQHCLWVDKFAPRRYIELLSDDYTNRCLLKWLKLWDTVVFGKEKAVKKAKPSTGAHPPFKEHQTKWKTKVQLTEEILEAELDQHKRPKYKVALLCGPPGLGKTTLAHVIARHAGYNPVEMNASDDRSPEVFRTRIEAATQMRSVLGAQEQPNCLIIDEIDGAPAASISVLLSIIQWREAEGEGAGGAGQRRRRGGGLLLRPIICICNDQYVPALRPLRQQSFLLSFPRTSPARLAQRLCEIALRQGMRADTGALLALCEKAENDIRACINTLQFLHSRGQKELNIQMVQTIKIGLKDQNKGLFSIWQEIFQLPRVPRHRLGVEATLPAQLLVGDGDLPHLGGAAGFTAASLRFHRILHLAISSGEQEKLAQGLHENFLNMKLQDSSFSSVCLALEWLGFCDLLSRAVLHGQSFQLLRYLPFLPVAFHLLFAATSIPRLAYPSSQHEALAKLNHMQNLVLSLVSGTTASARSRAGQQPLVLEVLCLLLDIIAPKLRPVNTQLYSLKEKQQLADLVSTMLAYNLTYQQERLPEGQYGYRLDPNVEDVCRFPDLPARRQLSYQTKQLIAREIELEKMRRTEAVLQARSLPREPGNGLSEAREPGDMRPTETPNHQQRLEHIVRRAAVEEKPETDFFGRPLQQQVSTTLAPQAPREKSIEMQMGKAVGRSDVWFRFNEGVSNAVRRNIYIRDLL